A segment of the Rhodothermales bacterium genome:
CCCGTCGGACCGGCTTTATCCCGCCACCGGTGTAACCGTCAGCGAAGAAGCCCCGGTCCCCGAGGCCGGCCTCGAAGCACCCTTCCCCAATCCGTTCGCAAACGAAACGACCGTTCGTTTTGCGGTCGACGCCGAAGGACCCGTCGCGCTGACGCTGTACAACATGCTGGGGCAATCGGTGATGCGACTCTTCGAGGAGCGCGCCACGCCGGGGCGTATCTACGAACTGCGTGTCGACGCCTCGGGGCTGGCGGGGGGCGTGTACGTCCTGCACCTCCGCGCGGCCGGCCGGCAGTACACGCGCAAGCTGGTGCACGTGCCGGACTGACCGGGTCATTCGCCTGACGGGCCGGCGAGCGTGTCTCCAGGCGTCAGCGCGGCGCCCAGGCGCGGCAGGCCGTCGGCGTCCCAGTCGAACCGCTGCATCCGCGGCGACCTTCGGCCGCCGCAGCCCTGACCGGGTTCTGGGTTGGCGTGGTAGAGGAT
Coding sequences within it:
- a CDS encoding T9SS type A sorting domain-containing protein — its product is PSDRLYPATGVTVSEEAPVPEAGLEAPFPNPFANETTVRFAVDAEGPVALTLYNMLGQSVMRLFEERATPGRIYELRVDASGLAGGVYVLHLRAAGRQYTRKLVHVPD